In Picosynechococcus sp. PCC 7002, the following are encoded in one genomic region:
- the minD gene encoding septum site-determining protein MinD produces MSRVIVVTSGKGGVGKSTCTANLGSALVKLGKKVALVDADFGLRNLDLLLGLENRVVYTAIEAIAGECRLEQALVKDKRQNGLVLLPAAQNRNKESVTPTQMKQLIMRLNKAFDYILVDSPAGIEMGFRNAIAAAREALIVTTPEVAAVRDADRVVGLLEAYGIKRTRLIVNRLKPEMVKQNEMMSVEDVLEILAIPLLGIIPDDKQVIVSSNRGEPLVLGDKQNDLPATAFMNIARRLEGEKVPLLNLMANQEGFLAKIRRIFAS; encoded by the coding sequence ATGAGTCGCGTTATCGTTGTGACCTCCGGAAAAGGAGGCGTCGGCAAAAGCACCTGTACCGCCAACCTCGGTTCGGCCTTGGTCAAGCTCGGCAAAAAAGTGGCCCTGGTCGATGCGGACTTTGGTCTGCGAAACCTGGATTTGCTTTTGGGTTTAGAAAATCGCGTTGTCTATACGGCCATTGAAGCGATCGCCGGAGAATGTCGCCTCGAACAAGCCCTTGTGAAGGACAAACGGCAGAATGGTCTCGTCCTCCTGCCAGCAGCCCAAAACCGGAATAAAGAATCCGTCACTCCCACCCAGATGAAACAGCTCATTATGCGGCTGAATAAAGCTTTTGATTATATTTTGGTGGACAGTCCGGCGGGCATCGAGATGGGTTTTCGGAATGCGATCGCCGCCGCGAGGGAAGCACTGATTGTCACAACCCCCGAAGTGGCTGCTGTGCGTGATGCAGACCGGGTTGTGGGTCTTTTAGAAGCCTATGGCATTAAACGGACGCGCCTTATTGTGAATCGTCTCAAACCAGAAATGGTCAAGCAAAATGAAATGATGAGCGTCGAGGATGTCCTCGAAATTCTCGCCATTCCGCTCCTGGGGATTATTCCCGACGATAAACAAGTGATTGTTTCCAGTAACCGGGGCGAACCGTTGGTGCTAGGAGACAAACAAAATGACCTCCCTGCCACCGCGTTTATGAATATTGCCCGCCGTCTAGAGGGGGAAAAAGTGCCCCTGTTAAACCTAATGGCCAACCAAGAGGGATTCCTTGCCAAAATTCGCCGGATCTTTGCCAGTTAA
- a CDS encoding 4-hydroxy-3-methylbut-2-enyl diphosphate reductase produces MDTKAFKRSLNHSENYYRQGFGHKDEVAGMMTSEYQSSLIQEIRDNNYELTRGDVTIYLAEAFGFCWGVERAVAMAYETRKHFPTEKIWVTNEIIHNPSVNNRLKEMNVHFIEVVDGDKDFSGVANGDVVILPAFGATVQEMQLLNDRGCTIVDTTCPWVSKVWNSVEKHKKKNYTSIIHGKYKHEETVATSSFAGTYLVLLNLEEAEYVRNYILHGGDRQTFLDKFKNAYSEGFDPDKDLDRVGVANQTTMLKSETEQMGKLFEQTMLEKFGPTEINDHFMSFNTICDATQERQDAMFDLVEKDLDLMVVIGGFNSSNTTHLQEIAVERNIPSYHIDSGDRLLGNNVIAHKPLDGEITTQTHWLPAGKLKIGVTSGASTPDKVVEDVIAKIFAEKAQPAALV; encoded by the coding sequence ATGGATACCAAAGCCTTTAAACGTTCCCTAAATCACTCTGAAAATTACTATCGCCAAGGATTTGGCCATAAAGATGAAGTGGCTGGCATGATGACCAGCGAATATCAAAGTAGCCTGATCCAAGAGATCCGTGACAACAACTATGAGTTAACCCGTGGTGATGTCACCATTTACCTGGCGGAGGCGTTTGGCTTTTGTTGGGGGGTAGAACGGGCAGTGGCGATGGCCTACGAAACCCGCAAGCATTTCCCTACGGAAAAAATCTGGGTAACAAACGAAATTATCCACAATCCCTCGGTGAATAATCGTCTGAAGGAGATGAATGTTCATTTTATTGAGGTGGTTGATGGCGATAAGGATTTTAGTGGTGTGGCGAATGGCGATGTGGTGATTCTGCCTGCCTTTGGGGCGACGGTGCAAGAAATGCAACTGCTCAATGATCGCGGTTGCACGATTGTGGATACCACCTGCCCTTGGGTTTCTAAGGTGTGGAATTCCGTTGAAAAGCATAAAAAGAAAAATTACACTTCGATTATCCACGGCAAATATAAGCATGAGGAAACGGTGGCTACCAGTTCCTTTGCGGGGACCTATCTAGTGCTCCTGAATCTAGAAGAAGCGGAATATGTCCGGAATTACATTCTCCATGGAGGCGATCGCCAAACGTTCCTCGATAAGTTTAAAAATGCCTATTCCGAAGGGTTCGACCCTGACAAAGATCTAGACCGTGTGGGTGTGGCGAATCAAACCACCATGCTTAAGAGCGAAACGGAACAAATGGGCAAACTGTTTGAACAGACGATGCTCGAAAAATTTGGCCCGACGGAAATTAATGACCACTTCATGAGCTTCAATACGATTTGTGATGCCACCCAAGAGCGGCAGGATGCGATGTTTGACCTCGTGGAAAAAGATTTAGATCTGATGGTCGTCATCGGTGGCTTCAATTCCTCCAATACCACCCACCTCCAGGAAATCGCCGTCGAGCGCAATATTCCTTCCTATCACATCGACAGCGGCGATCGCCTTTTAGGGAATAACGTTATTGCCCACAAACCCCTCGATGGTGAAATCACGACCCAAACCCACTGGCTCCCGGCTGGCAAACTAAAAATTGGTGTGACCTCCGGCGCGTCTACCCCCGACAAAGTTGTTGAAGACGTCATTGCGAAAATCTTTGCCGAAAAAGCCCAACCAGCGGCCTTGGTCTAA
- a CDS encoding histidinol-phosphate transaminase — protein MSFLRSDLAQLKAYVSHPGGPVNTPVDILDTNESPYDLPADLKEILAQHYQNQIATNRYPDGGHGALKEGIADYVNRSGQLTGDIQAAHISVGNGSDELIRSLLIATCLGGEGSILVAEPTFSMYRILAQTLGIHTVAIARQPEDFSWDLAAAQNAIDQPQGAPVRVVFVVHPNSPTGQCLTAAEISWLQSLPPDILVVVDEAYFEFSQKTLVAEVLQRPNWVILRTFSKAFRLAALRVGYAVGSLEIIQALEKVRLPYNLPSFSQAAARLALDHGDRLLETIPEAQQERGKLYQALGQLPNFRVWPSDANFLYGRLQPAMEPQAEALANLVETLKNQGTLIRHTGGGLRISVGTPAENQRTLTRLTGYLQAL, from the coding sequence ATGTCCTTTTTGCGTTCTGACTTGGCCCAACTCAAAGCCTATGTGTCCCACCCCGGTGGCCCGGTAAATACGCCGGTAGATATTCTCGACACCAATGAAAGTCCCTACGATCTCCCAGCGGATCTCAAAGAAATTCTGGCTCAACATTATCAAAATCAAATTGCCACAAACCGCTATCCCGACGGGGGCCATGGGGCGCTCAAGGAAGGCATTGCCGACTATGTGAACCGTTCTGGGCAGTTGACCGGGGATATTCAAGCAGCTCACATCTCCGTGGGAAATGGTTCCGATGAGTTGATCCGCTCGTTGTTAATTGCCACTTGTCTGGGCGGGGAAGGATCGATTCTGGTGGCCGAGCCGACTTTTTCGATGTATCGCATTTTGGCGCAAACTTTGGGAATTCACACCGTGGCGATCGCCCGACAGCCAGAAGACTTTAGCTGGGATCTTGCGGCGGCCCAAAACGCCATTGACCAACCCCAAGGGGCACCAGTGCGGGTGGTGTTTGTGGTGCATCCCAACTCTCCCACGGGCCAATGTCTCACGGCAGCAGAAATTAGCTGGCTCCAGTCTTTGCCGCCGGATATCCTTGTGGTGGTGGACGAAGCCTATTTTGAATTCAGTCAAAAAACTTTGGTGGCAGAAGTCCTACAGCGGCCCAACTGGGTGATCCTGCGGACATTCTCGAAGGCGTTTCGATTGGCAGCCCTGCGGGTGGGCTATGCCGTGGGCAGTTTAGAAATTATCCAAGCCCTCGAAAAGGTACGCCTCCCCTATAATTTGCCCAGTTTTTCCCAGGCGGCGGCCCGACTCGCCCTCGACCATGGCGATCGCCTGTTGGAAACCATTCCCGAAGCGCAACAGGAACGGGGGAAACTTTACCAAGCGTTAGGGCAACTGCCGAATTTCCGGGTGTGGCCCAGCGATGCGAATTTCCTCTATGGTCGCCTCCAGCCAGCGATGGAACCCCAGGCGGAAGCCTTAGCAAACCTCGTCGAAACCCTGAAAAATCAGGGGACTTTAATTCGACACACGGGGGGCGGCCTGCGGATCAGTGTAGGAACACCAGCGGAAAATCAGCGCACTTTAACTCGGTTAACAGGTTACTTGCAGGCTCTGTAA
- a CDS encoding KH domain-containing protein produces MSNLDDLSSASHSATANYEKLAKFLLEPLLDDPQSLAIDCEQLSSSNRVLIRVAFEQEDKGKVFGRGGRNLRAIETVLNGAATNPQQKISLDVYGSHDGNGGQRERSSGSSRGRREDGRRGRTSRRPRTPKPSPQLRNSDEG; encoded by the coding sequence ATGTCTAATTTAGACGATCTGTCTAGTGCATCCCATTCAGCAACGGCAAACTACGAAAAATTAGCCAAATTTCTTCTAGAGCCATTGCTTGATGACCCCCAATCCCTGGCGATAGATTGCGAACAGCTATCGAGTAGCAACCGGGTTTTGATCCGTGTTGCTTTTGAGCAAGAGGATAAGGGAAAGGTCTTTGGGCGTGGCGGCCGAAATCTACGGGCCATTGAAACCGTACTCAATGGGGCTGCCACCAATCCTCAGCAAAAAATTTCCTTGGATGTGTACGGTAGCCATGATGGCAATGGTGGCCAGAGAGAGCGTTCCTCTGGTTCTTCTCGTGGTAGAAGGGAAGACGGTCGGCGTGGTCGCACTTCCCGACGGCCCCGCACGCCGAAGCCCAGCCCCCAGTTGCGGAACTCCGACGAGGGTTAG
- the era gene encoding GTPase Era — protein MTQDFDLNPTIPAAPADFRSGFVALIGRPNVGKSTLMNQLIGQKVAITSPVAQTTRNRLRGILSTDQAQIIFVDTPGIHKPHHELGKILVKNARSTVGAVDLVVFIVDGAVPLGKGDQFIADFLVKTEAKVILGVNKIDQRPDKRPEILASYQALATQNHWQLQEFSALAGDRLPELQDKLIQALDPGPYYYPPDLITDQPERFIMAELIREQILLHTRQEIPHSVAIAIEQVNEGEEITEVRAAINVERNSQKGIIIGKKGAMLKTIGTAARQQIQKLIAGKVYLELFVKVQPKWRQSRTRLAELGYRLEDN, from the coding sequence ATGACCCAAGACTTTGATCTCAACCCGACTATTCCTGCCGCCCCCGCCGATTTTCGCTCTGGTTTTGTTGCCCTGATCGGTCGTCCCAATGTGGGCAAATCCACCCTGATGAATCAATTGATCGGTCAAAAAGTGGCGATCACCTCCCCCGTCGCCCAAACCACCCGCAATCGCCTGCGCGGTATTCTCTCCACTGACCAAGCGCAAATTATTTTTGTCGATACTCCTGGGATTCATAAGCCCCACCACGAGCTGGGAAAAATTTTGGTCAAAAATGCCCGCAGTACCGTTGGGGCCGTAGATTTAGTGGTGTTTATCGTTGATGGTGCGGTTCCCCTGGGTAAAGGCGATCAATTTATCGCGGATTTTTTGGTCAAAACCGAAGCCAAGGTGATCCTTGGGGTCAACAAAATCGACCAGCGCCCCGACAAGCGCCCGGAGATTCTTGCTTCCTACCAAGCCCTTGCCACCCAAAACCATTGGCAACTCCAAGAATTTTCGGCCCTCGCTGGCGATCGCCTCCCCGAACTCCAAGACAAACTTATTCAGGCTCTCGATCCTGGCCCCTACTACTACCCCCCCGACCTCATTACCGACCAGCCCGAACGCTTTATTATGGCCGAGCTAATCCGGGAACAAATTTTGCTCCACACCCGCCAGGAAATTCCCCATTCCGTGGCGATCGCCATTGAACAAGTCAATGAAGGGGAAGAAATTACCGAAGTCCGTGCCGCCATCAACGTCGAACGCAATTCCCAAAAAGGAATCATCATCGGCAAAAAAGGGGCCATGCTTAAAACCATTGGCACCGCCGCCCGTCAGCAAATCCAAAAACTGATCGCCGGTAAAGTTTATCTCGAACTCTTCGTTAAAGTTCAACCTAAATGGCGACAATCCCGCACCCGCCTCGCCGAACTTGGGTATCGCCTCGAAGATAATTGA
- a CDS encoding chorismate lyase: MATSKERQWHCLEPIWQGGMAEVQKGLPHSQLAPPWQILLLGDGSPTRHLGLLTREKIEVDVIDMSPIGTDNDGAPSLISAIPTPHLRRQVWLRTAGGQRLAYATSWWDANHVDDYLQNRSLPIWESLSRLHTELYRDIQGIYLGRSPILEAAFQEEGPFWGRHYLFWHDGKPLTLIYEVFSPYLRKYLGKPSQEFPQ; the protein is encoded by the coding sequence TTGGCAACGTCTAAAGAGCGTCAGTGGCACTGTTTAGAACCCATCTGGCAAGGGGGGATGGCCGAAGTACAAAAGGGACTCCCCCACAGCCAACTCGCCCCGCCCTGGCAAATTTTGCTCTTGGGGGATGGTTCGCCGACCCGCCATTTGGGTCTACTGACACGGGAAAAAATTGAGGTCGATGTGATCGATATGTCCCCCATTGGTACGGATAATGATGGGGCACCGAGTTTGATTTCTGCGATTCCAACACCCCATTTACGCCGTCAGGTGTGGTTGCGAACGGCGGGGGGACAACGTTTAGCCTATGCAACGTCCTGGTGGGATGCGAACCATGTGGATGATTATTTGCAAAATCGCAGTTTGCCCATTTGGGAGAGTTTGTCACGGCTCCACACGGAACTGTACCGGGATATTCAAGGAATTTATCTGGGGCGATCGCCAATCCTAGAAGCCGCTTTTCAGGAGGAAGGGCCTTTCTGGGGTCGCCATTATCTGTTTTGGCACGATGGTAAACCCTTAACCTTAATTTATGAGGTGTTTTCGCCCTATTTGCGCAAATATTTAGGAAAACCGAGCCAGGAATTTCCCCAATAA
- the minE gene encoding cell division topological specificity factor MinE: protein MIQELLEKLLHWQSPKSSDEAKRRLKLVIAHDRVGLSPEKVEEMRQEILAVVAKYVEVDPEEMEFDLSSSDRMTALVANLPIRRVRDIRSLE from the coding sequence ATGATCCAGGAATTACTTGAAAAGCTGCTCCATTGGCAGTCTCCCAAGAGCAGTGACGAAGCAAAACGACGCCTCAAGCTGGTCATTGCCCACGACCGGGTGGGCCTCAGCCCCGAAAAAGTCGAGGAGATGCGCCAGGAAATTTTGGCCGTCGTCGCTAAATACGTCGAGGTGGATCCAGAGGAAATGGAGTTCGACCTTTCGAGTAGTGACCGGATGACGGCTTTGGTGGCAAATCTGCCCATTCGCCGGGTGCGAGATATTCGTTCCCTAGAATAG
- the minC gene encoding septum site-determining protein MinC has product MAELDDHTLPNPDSTSTEFSSNSSESATPEIVTERDDLNPKEPEAAMATPELQFGLEADHLTLVLPTTQTYEIEAWDTIWANFREQLQAAADFPVAHVHLIAQNQLVGGRQLQELADLLKPHDLKLKRIYTNRRQTAIAAATAGYSVDQDPPNQLLADVPLKLKPLLAPDKEPEVLYIDQTVRSGVEIVYPGSVIVTGDVNPGGSIVADKDIVVWGCLRGVAHAGAKGDRTGRIMALQMEPTQLRIADVVARAAPQAVEQRKPEVAYLTQAGIRLAPALKFSKNYQYQADQQHWQETSDPLLPVIS; this is encoded by the coding sequence ATGGCCGAGCTTGACGATCACACTCTCCCCAATCCCGACTCAACATCGACGGAGTTTTCTTCTAACTCCAGTGAAAGCGCGACCCCGGAGATTGTTACGGAACGTGATGATCTCAACCCAAAAGAGCCAGAAGCAGCCATGGCGACCCCGGAGTTGCAGTTCGGCCTTGAAGCTGACCACCTCACCCTAGTCTTACCCACCACCCAGACCTATGAAATTGAGGCTTGGGACACAATCTGGGCCAATTTTCGGGAGCAGTTGCAGGCTGCTGCTGATTTTCCGGTCGCCCACGTTCACTTAATCGCTCAAAATCAACTGGTAGGGGGCCGTCAACTCCAGGAACTGGCTGACCTACTCAAACCCCACGACCTAAAGCTCAAACGCATTTACACCAACCGACGGCAAACGGCGATCGCCGCGGCGACAGCAGGCTATAGCGTTGATCAAGATCCCCCGAATCAACTGTTGGCGGATGTTCCTCTAAAGTTAAAACCGCTCCTGGCCCCCGACAAAGAACCGGAGGTGTTGTACATTGACCAAACCGTCCGCTCCGGAGTTGAAATCGTCTATCCCGGCTCGGTGATTGTCACAGGGGATGTCAATCCAGGGGGAAGTATCGTTGCGGACAAAGATATTGTGGTTTGGGGCTGTTTGCGGGGGGTTGCCCATGCTGGAGCGAAAGGCGATCGCACGGGACGGATTATGGCGTTGCAAATGGAGCCGACCCAACTGCGCATTGCCGATGTGGTCGCCCGTGCAGCTCCGCAAGCCGTTGAGCAACGAAAGCCAGAGGTGGCCTATCTGACCCAAGCGGGAATTCGTCTAGCTCCGGCCCTCAAATTTTCGAAAAACTACCAATACCAAGCCGATCAACAGCATTGGCAGGAAACATCTGATCCCCTCTTACCTGTAATATCGTAG
- the rpsP gene encoding 30S ribosomal protein S16, whose protein sequence is MVKLRLKRFGKKREVSYRLVAAQSTSRRDGRPLEELGFYNPRTDETRLNVPAIVKRLKEGAQPTDTVRDLLEKAKVFDQV, encoded by the coding sequence ATGGTAAAGCTCCGTCTAAAGCGTTTTGGTAAGAAAAGAGAAGTTAGCTATCGTCTTGTGGCTGCCCAAAGCACCAGCCGCCGCGATGGTCGTCCCCTAGAAGAACTCGGATTTTATAATCCCCGTACCGATGAAACCCGCCTGAATGTGCCGGCGATCGTGAAGCGCCTCAAAGAAGGTGCCCAACCGACGGACACAGTGCGTGACCTCCTCGAAAAAGCTAAAGTATTCGACCAAGTTTAA
- a CDS encoding phosphatase PAP2 family protein: protein MGFFLGVTHLGGEAIYILLLSLYYWLLDPRQGRLLTLILTLSVISNIVLKNAFALPRPYVVNPAVITPEAFHTEGSFSFPSGHAQGITTFWGAIAWLHQKIWLWLVAITIIILVCLSRLYLGVHFPVDVAAGILLGIFWISVGLWLNGMIPLPNYQWWQKIGFWGLGGLVAIALPGLADLLGIFCGFLVLPSFTFTPPQDYRDKIMLGFGGLVILILSYLLLKGASLVLPPIGLVNYGRYLAIALIVTEGIPRLWQRLHPVR from the coding sequence TTGGGCTTTTTTCTGGGGGTAACGCACCTGGGGGGAGAGGCAATTTATATTTTGTTGCTGAGTTTGTATTATTGGCTACTAGATCCCCGTCAGGGTCGGCTACTAACCCTCATTTTGACCCTGAGTGTGATCAGTAATATTGTTTTGAAAAATGCCTTTGCCTTGCCCCGTCCCTATGTGGTTAATCCGGCGGTAATTACCCCAGAAGCGTTTCATACGGAGGGTAGTTTTAGTTTTCCCAGCGGCCATGCCCAGGGGATCACGACATTTTGGGGGGCGATCGCCTGGTTACATCAAAAGATCTGGCTGTGGTTAGTGGCGATCACCATTATTATTTTGGTCTGTCTGTCGCGCTTGTATTTGGGGGTTCATTTTCCGGTGGATGTGGCCGCGGGAATACTCTTGGGGATTTTTTGGATTAGCGTTGGCCTGTGGCTCAACGGAATGATTCCCTTACCGAATTATCAGTGGTGGCAAAAAATTGGCTTTTGGGGTCTGGGGGGATTGGTGGCGATCGCCTTGCCGGGATTAGCAGATTTACTGGGGATCTTCTGCGGTTTTTTGGTGCTTCCAAGTTTTACCTTTACGCCGCCCCAGGACTACCGCGACAAAATAATGCTCGGATTCGGCGGGTTGGTGATCCTAATTCTCAGTTATCTCTTGCTGAAAGGAGCAAGTCTTGTGCTGCCCCCAATTGGCCTGGTGAACTATGGGCGCTATTTGGCGATCGCCCTCATCGTTACAGAAGGTATCCCCCGTCTCTGGCAACGCCTCCACCCAGTAAGATAA
- a CDS encoding Ycf66 family protein produces the protein MLAQILAIAVALGSGLLFLTAFIFPKLHRQDDFFWSTVGLFYALVLWVCAGQMAGAILLGQLASVILLGWFAWETLRLRQAIADPSKIPNLDKVSLVGYVKDRFKKPKVAPAPVTKKTQKSSSDSSKAPDPAKEAPETSTPSESPETAPVTSPEAEKPTPEPATPSASKDLDKADSTKPVPSPEEASETPTEVSDTPETESDAITDPPITAQPSKKGFSFGRLFGRKTASTAAPTEPTATEKDEDIEQIFAEEKDASEPDPAVNDVTDDTSPLEEPQAEAAEAATQAETEASTELDETSKTEDTPKD, from the coding sequence ATGTTGGCACAAATTTTGGCGATCGCCGTTGCCCTGGGGAGCGGATTGCTATTTCTGACTGCCTTTATTTTCCCGAAACTCCACCGCCAAGATGACTTTTTTTGGAGCACTGTTGGTCTTTTCTATGCTCTCGTCCTTTGGGTTTGTGCCGGGCAAATGGCTGGGGCCATCCTGTTGGGGCAATTGGCCAGTGTAATCCTCCTCGGTTGGTTTGCTTGGGAAACCCTCCGACTCCGCCAGGCGATCGCCGACCCCAGCAAAATCCCCAACCTCGACAAAGTTTCCCTGGTTGGCTACGTCAAAGATCGCTTTAAAAAACCCAAAGTCGCGCCTGCCCCAGTTACCAAAAAAACACAAAAATCTTCCTCTGATTCCTCTAAAGCCCCTGACCCCGCAAAGGAAGCTCCAGAAACCTCTACACCATCTGAGTCTCCTGAAACGGCCCCAGTTACATCTCCCGAAGCTGAAAAGCCGACCCCAGAACCAGCAACGCCCTCTGCTTCAAAAGATTTAGACAAAGCTGACTCGACAAAGCCCGTTCCCTCGCCAGAAGAAGCTTCTGAGACACCCACGGAAGTATCCGACACCCCAGAAACAGAAAGCGACGCCATCACCGATCCACCGATTACGGCACAACCCTCTAAAAAAGGATTTTCCTTCGGTCGGCTATTTGGACGTAAAACCGCATCTACCGCAGCCCCAACGGAACCCACTGCGACAGAAAAAGACGAAGATATTGAGCAAATTTTTGCCGAAGAAAAAGATGCGTCTGAGCCAGACCCTGCTGTTAATGATGTCACCGATGACACTTCCCCTCTAGAGGAACCCCAAGCTGAAGCTGCCGAAGCAGCAACCCAGGCAGAAACAGAAGCCTCGACTGAATTAGACGAAACCTCCAAAACCGAAGATACTCCCAAAGATTAG
- a CDS encoding pyridoxal phosphate-dependent aminotransferase, translating into MKLAARVGQIKPSITLTISAKAKAMKADGIDVCSFSAGEPDFDTPDHIKTAVKAALDAGKTKYGPAPGEPALRQAIAKKLQTENNLPYNPENVIVTNGGKHALYGLMMALIEPGDEVIIPTPYWLSYPEMVILAGGTPIFVETTAATGYKITPDQLRQAITNKTKLFVFNSPSNPTGAVYSPAEVTAIAQVLVEKQVLVVADEIYEKILYGDAVHQSIGSVSDEIFPLTITCNGFAKAFSMTGWRLGYIAAPVELIKGMTTIQSHSTSNVCTFAQYGAIAALEGGLDCVQEMLTAFSKRREIMLGAIQDLPGLSCPSPDGAFYLFVDISAYGLDSLSFCKQLLAEQQVAAIPGVAFGNDRCIRLSYATDLSTIEKGMSRLGKFLQSLSR; encoded by the coding sequence ATGAAATTGGCAGCCAGAGTCGGTCAAATCAAGCCTTCGATTACCCTCACAATCTCCGCAAAAGCAAAGGCCATGAAGGCGGATGGGATTGACGTGTGCAGCTTTAGTGCTGGAGAACCGGATTTCGACACCCCCGATCACATTAAAACCGCTGTCAAAGCCGCCCTTGATGCGGGAAAAACCAAATATGGCCCTGCCCCCGGAGAACCGGCCCTGCGTCAGGCGATCGCCAAAAAATTACAGACAGAAAATAATCTCCCCTACAACCCCGAAAACGTGATCGTCACCAATGGCGGCAAGCACGCCCTTTATGGTTTGATGATGGCCCTCATTGAACCGGGGGATGAGGTGATTATCCCGACCCCCTACTGGTTGAGCTATCCAGAAATGGTAATTTTAGCGGGCGGCACCCCGATCTTCGTCGAAACCACAGCAGCAACGGGCTACAAGATCACTCCGGATCAGTTGCGCCAGGCGATCACCAACAAAACGAAATTATTTGTTTTCAATTCCCCTTCGAATCCCACCGGGGCCGTCTACAGTCCGGCAGAGGTAACGGCGATCGCCCAGGTTTTAGTGGAGAAACAAGTGTTGGTGGTGGCCGATGAAATCTACGAAAAAATTCTTTACGGGGATGCCGTGCACCAGAGTATTGGCTCCGTGAGTGACGAAATTTTTCCCCTGACGATCACCTGTAACGGCTTCGCTAAAGCGTTTTCGATGACGGGTTGGCGCTTGGGTTACATTGCCGCGCCGGTGGAACTAATTAAGGGTATGACGACGATCCAGAGCCACAGCACCTCCAACGTTTGTACCTTTGCCCAATACGGGGCGATCGCCGCCCTAGAAGGAGGACTTGATTGCGTCCAGGAAATGTTAACCGCCTTTAGTAAGCGTCGGGAAATAATGCTGGGGGCGATTCAAGATCTGCCGGGTTTGAGTTGTCCATCCCCCGACGGGGCCTTCTATCTCTTTGTGGATATCAGCGCTTACGGTCTCGATTCCCTCAGCTTTTGTAAACAGCTCCTCGCCGAGCAGCAGGTGGCGGCGATCCCTGGGGTGGCCTTTGGCAACGACCGCTGCATTCGTCTGTCCTACGCCACGGATCTCAGCACCATTGAAAAGGGAATGTCCCGTCTTGGTAAATTTCTCCAGTCCCTCTCAAGGTAA